The sequence below is a genomic window from Plasmodium gaboni strain SY75 chromosome 10, whole genome shotgun sequence.
tattttttcttatattttaaatatataaaaattatatgttcattatatatatatatatgttctttaaaaaaaaaaaaaaaaaaaaatgtaaaaataataacatatgTACCAAATAATACTTAATCGTgttacatataatttttattatttaataatatgttattgtatataggaaaaaaaaaaataaaaaataaacaaataatgaaatgaaataaaataaaataaaatatattttctacatatatataaataaatacatatatacatataatatataaatgtgcatattatatatataatttttaacgtttcaatttttttatgtagGCACTGTACAAATAAACGAGTAGAAGAATATATACAACAGGTTAATATTTCTCTACAAACATacacacaaaaaaaaaaagaaagaataaataaataataaaaatataatatatacaatataaatgtatatatatatatatatatatttttttcttagGCGTTATATCCTATAAGCAAATTTTTGTTGAATAAAagtttatataaatacagaataattttaaaaaatttggaaaataaaatattaaaaatatatactattGAATTTGAGCAGTTGTACAAAAGTTATAAGATTCcatttaattatttatcCTTAGAACAATTTATATGGgatttttttacatatgTTGAAATGCAGATATATGAAAACTATGATGAAGgtagataataaaataatatattaaatttataaaatataaaagtgTATCCATTTTaacttattatttttttctttgaTTATTAGAAAAAACGTTTGAAATATCTTTTGATTATTTGAGAGATTCTGAAAATAACACTACTGTAAATGACAACTTGAAAGATGACTGGGAATTAATTTCATACGACAGTaggaaatataaatgaataaataaataaataaatatatatatatatttatatatatgtatgcttaatatgtacatatattttgttatatgttttattcttataccttcaaatattttctatttttttctttttttttaattatattaagATTTGGATGTATTTGACAAAAAAATTCTAAAGAGTATGAACATATCTGATAACAATGAGCCAAACTATATATGCCAagtaataaataaataaataaataaataaatatatatatatatatatatatatatatatatatgtatgtatcAATAGGATAACTTTTGTGTATCCTTACTATACACACACATTTCTATTTACCCCACATTTACAGATATACGTGGAAAGTCCAAAAAATATCACATAATGAATGAGAACACAATATATTTGTTCATTTAAGAATATTTGAATAGTTGTAAAAATATCCACGTgaaatatttgtataaaatataaatcgGAATAGTACCAACCGTtataacataataatataaagcATAAGGATGcatattgaaaaaaaaaaacatggttgaaaataaaataataaatacggaaaaaataattaagCATATCCCATAAAATGCATACATAGATTTGTCTACATGTTTTTCATTCTGATGtgataaaataattcttctttcaaacaatattttgaaattcctttttttatctttCTGTTTTTGTGTAgtcattttttttttttttaaattatataaatattattatttttttatttaaataaatttttttcaaatattgtatatatgttttcACGCTTTTCCTTTTTCTGCATTTCAAagtaaaataataaaataataaaataagaaaataagaaaaaaaatgatgtataaattttttgaattattCTTAATGTGCccaaatatattttttcctttattcatgttaatgaaaaataaaatttaatatgaatgaacattttataaatacataaatatatttaatatatattaaatatatatatatatatatatatatatatatatatatatatatatatatatatggataCATAGgtttatacatatacacatttattacattttgTTGACTTACATCTTTCGTGTTTGTGTtgaaatttttattattaacttttttattctttaaCTGTTTATTTTGATTGTTTCCTTTTCTATCCAAATTTATTTCAAATCTCATTTGCTTCCTCCTTTCTTGTTCTCTTTCCCTTTGATATTCATACACAAGTTGGctattttcttctttaaaaaataaaaaaatggatgaataaaaaaatatatatatatgatatatggatatataattgtatcttttatattattatgtaaaaaaaaataaataataaaacttTATCCCAAAAGggaataataaattattatgacaaatacaaaaaaataaaataaaataaaaaaaaaaaaaaatattcatatatatatatatatattatatatttatacatatacatataaacccttatttattttatacatttgCCATAAAATTACCTGTGTATTTTGTAAGTGTTGtaatataagaataaattttattttctaataGTTGTAactttttcattatttcATTAGTATTGATAATATCATAAGAAAATTgtgtacatataaaatcaattttattatttatattattgaaTGATATATGATctgttttatttttcataagTATTTCATATTCgataattttattattatgttcattaataaaattattaatattttgaatttttttatctatttctttatattttatatcatatgttttttttttatcttcatatttcttttcataTTCTTCTAATTCATACTCAGCATTTTGAGTATCATCAATTAATTGTAAATGTTTTTCTTCcaataaattaaaatggtctattaataattgagaattattaatatattttttcatttttctGGAAAAAATGTTgtcttcttcttttattttctcATTCATATTGTTAATTGTGGAttgttcatttttatcatcatcattattatcattatgattattattattattattataattattatcattattatcattatcatcattatcatcataatcatcaatattttttttttttttttcactCGACTCCATATCATCACTTTTTTCACAATTCGCTAATTTGTTtagaaaaaatttatatttatctagctcttttattttttcttcttttttttcaagTTCCACATCTAATTTACTTATTTCAATGTTCAACGACTGTActtgattttttttttttttcttcctGGAGCTAATATCTTCAAATTTCTGAAATAGTAAAATGGATCAGATGAATACACCAACATGTTcacatatgtatatatgtatatatatatgtgcgttgtgttttttctttttttttttctttttttttttctttttttttcttatttttttcttatttgTTGCCCTTACTTTGATTAGATCCTCGGTTTTTTTAAAGTTCTCTATTAACAATTCTTGCATATGAGCTGCTTCTTTAAtcatattttcatttaagCTGTTTATagttttttcttttttactagtatatttatatatatcatcaagttttttttttttattatacattaatgtctttgtaataattatatctttttctaaattaataaaatctcttatattatttttatttttttttgaagatctcttattttcaaatattttttttttctttctttttattttcttttcatatCTGATATCACTAGAATTAATATCTTTAAGTAGTTCttgtttctttttcttttctttcttttcttttattttttctatgTCCATGCTTTCTTGAAGGTTAAGCACTTGTTTCACATTTTCGctataatataaaatataaaatataaaattgttACAACggatataatatatatatatatgtttacacatatataatttacttgtcatattattttcatattttttattttttttatttttgaaataCTTTGTATCAGATTTATTCTCTGAACTTACATCAGATGGGATCATTAAACTAGtataattatattcttGAATTTCTTGTGTTTcttctttaatattatctatttcttcatctacaaaaaattattaagtgatgataaataaaatattaagtatttgtaattctttttttggatacaaacatatacatatatattaataacCATTTTCGCTTgttattaatttttctttttctataatcttcaaaataaaaaaaaatatacatacatatatatgtatatattatgaaacGATTTATCTGTAAATCtctcttttttattttatattactcTCTTTTTAGATTCTTCGATAAAATTCTCTAGATTCTACAAAATgagaaagaaaaaaaaaaaaaaaaaaaaaaaaaaaaagttcacaaaatatttgttatttcatataaaatggtttaattaattaattaatttatttatttatttatttatttttattgttattttttaaaataatgctatataaattttaacattataaaaatcatCTTCACTCATTGTCTGAATAATGTTTTTCCTGTTTGAACGTTTGTAAGGTgatttaaagaaaatgaaaatggATTATAGAATGACAAAATGATATAGTACCCTTTATGTAGTTATCTCCATGTAAACatgaaataaatacatacacatataaatatatatatatatatgattaatGTTTGAATACTTTTTAggttatttattttttcctttttattgtcatataataatatatatttaaatatttttatgttttttttacaaaaaacatcttaaatttttttattttcatattatatattaaacaatttgataaaatgaatataaaaagacaaagacatatataatcattctcgatcaaaaatatatatatatatatatatttagtTATGATATTAATAG
It includes:
- a CDS encoding hypothetical protein (conserved Plasmodium protein, unknown function), with translation MTTQKQKDKKRNFKILFERRIILSHQNEKHVDKSMYAFYGICLIIFSVFIILFSTMFFFFNMHPYALYYYVITVGTIPIYILYKYFTWIFLQLFKYS
- a CDS encoding putative HORMA domain protein, which encodes METYLVDFIEAFTHLILYLTNVYSSEYFEKKRKFNTLVWHCTNKRVEEYIQQALYPISKFLLNKSLYKYRIILKNLENKILKIYTIEFEQLYKSYKIPFNYLSLEQFIWDFFTYVEMQIYENYDEEKTFEISFDYLRDSENNTTVNDNLKDDWELISYDNLDVFDKKILKSMNISDNNEPNYICQIYVESPKNIT
- a CDS encoding hypothetical protein (conserved Plasmodium protein, unknown function); its protein translation is MSEDDFYNNLENFIEESKKRIIEKEKLITSENDEEIDNIKEETQEIQEYNYTSLMIPSDVSSENKSDTNENVKQVLNLQESMDIEKIKEKKEKKKKQELLKDINSSDIRYEKKIKRKKKKIFENKRSSKKNKNNIRDFINLEKDIIITKTLMYNKKKKLDDIYKYTSKKEKTINSLNENMIKEAAHMQELLIENFKKTEDLIKKFEDISSRKKKKKNQVQSLNIEISKLDVELEKKEEKIKELDKYKFFLNKLANCEKSDDMESSEKKKKNIDDYDDNDDNDNNDNNYNNNNNNHNDNNDDDKNEQSTINNMNEKIKEEDNIFSRKMKKYINNSQLLIDHFNLLEEKHLQLIDDTQNAEYELEEYEKKYEDKKKTYDIKYKEIDKKIQNINNFINEHNNKIIEYEILMKNKTDHISFNNINNKIDFICTQFSYDIINTNEIMKKLQLLENKIYSYITTLTKYTEENSQLVYEYQREREQERRKQMRFEINLDRKGNNQNKQLKNKKVNNKNFNTNTKDKKEKRENIYTIFEKNLFK